The following proteins are co-located in the Xyrauchen texanus isolate HMW12.3.18 chromosome 43, RBS_HiC_50CHRs, whole genome shotgun sequence genome:
- the LOC127635456 gene encoding pro-neuregulin-1, membrane-bound isoform-like isoform X9, with protein MHFHISRHYPNNISAATSTTPAPKTSSHVTRCSESESNYCVNGGKCFTLEVTPGNIRRLCRCPDEFTGERCQNYIMASFYKHLGIEFMEAEELYQKRVLTITGICIALLVVGILCVVAYCKTKKQRKKMHDRLRQSLRERNTAAKSPQHPHPPPENLQLVNHYMPNNLIPPHMHVTDKEAETSLSINEFTSSTHPSVAVSHSNSQCWSNGQTDSVGSDSHAVLVKSSLENCRHGTPSHRGRLNATGGVHQLNDYMKSSCRDSPYSERYVSAMTTSTHMSPMGLLSPVTPSSPPSEMSAPLSSLATSVPSMATSPSGEEERPLLFRTPPVLRDKNQVQKSGHSHPLHNSAHYNHGLDLPSPPPSPQHITEDEEDESLPRCTIVAAALSSPPHSPVHQSNRTQMEPTSISNSESCSSESETEDERDGEDTPFLGLQNPLAATASVALDGLEGNRTNSVLHLSPQDDLQCRLSTVMANQDPIAV; from the exons ATGCACTTTCATATATCCAGACATTATCCCAACAACATATCAG CGGCCACCAGTACGACTCCGGCACCTAAAACGTCTAGTCACGTGACGCGCTGCAGTGAGAGCGAGAGTAACTACTGCGTGAATGGAGGAAAATGCTTCACGCTGGAGGTCACGCCCGGCAACATCAGACGCCTCTGCAG GTGCCCTGATGAATTTACTGGTGAACGCTGCCAAAACTACATAATGGCCAGTTTCTACA AACATCTTGGGATTGAATTTATGG AAGCAGAGGAGCTCTATCAGAAACGGGTTTTGACAATAACAGGCATCTGCATCGCTCTTCTAGTGGTTGGCATCTTGTGTGTGGTGGCTTACTGCAAAACAAA AAAACAGAGGAAAAAGATGCACGATCGCTTGCGGCAGAGTTTACGAGAGCGAAACACTGCGGCTAAATCCCCTCAGCACCCACACCCTCCCCCTGAAAACCTGCAGCTGGTCAAT CATTACATGCCGAACAATTTGATACCTCCTCATATGCATGTGACGGATAAAGAAGCAGAAACATCTCTGTCCATCAACGAGTTCACTTCATCAACACATCCGTCAGTTGCTGTCTCTCACTCCAACAGCCAATG CTGGAGTAACGGGCAAACAGACAGCGTGGGTTCTGACAGTCATGCAGTCTTGGTGAAGTCATCACTGGAGAACTGCCGACACGGGACACCCAGCCACAGGGGGCGTTTGAACGCTACTGGAGGTGTCCACCAGCTCAATGATTACATGAAGAGCTCCTGCAGAGACTCTCCCTACAGCGAGAG GTACGTCTCTGCCATGACCACATCCACCCATATGTCACCCATGGGGCTTCTCTCTCCAGTGACACCATCCTCACCTCCGTCCGAGATGTCAGCTCCTCTCTCCAGCCTAGCGACCTCTGTCCCATCCATGGCAACGAGTCCCTCAGGAGAGGAAGAGCGCCCCCTGCTGTTCCGGACACCCCCGGTCCTGCGTGACAAAAACCAGGTGCAAAAGTCAGGCCATTCGCATCCTCTCCATAACTCCGCACACTACAACCACGGCCTGGATCTGCCGAGCCCGCCGCCCAGCCCCCAGCACATCACAGAGGACGAGGAGGACGAGAGTTTACCACGGTGCACGATCGTGGCGGCCGCCCTGTCCTCACCCCCGCACAGCCCAGTTCACCAGAGCAACAGAACTCAGATGGAGCCGACCAGCATCAGTAACTCTGAGAGCTGTAGCTCCGAGAGTGAAACAGAAGACGAGCGAGACGGGGAGGACACACCGTTTCTGGGCTTACAGAACCCACTGGCCGCCACCGCCTCTGTAGCTCTAGACGGGCTGGAGGGCAACAGAACTAACTCTGTCCTGCACCTGTCGCCGCAGGACGACCTGCAGTGCAGACTGAGCACCGTCATGGCCAACCAAGATCCTATAGCTGTGTGA